The following proteins are co-located in the Luteolibacter rhizosphaerae genome:
- a CDS encoding ABC transporter substrate-binding protein: MRNIPSLLRFLRTAAFGTLLLAGCKQKTTQAEKTADGLTKIKVGYIGLTCEAPLYIAKEKGYFKEQGLDVEMVKCEWGQFKDLVGLGTIHVVHQPIMAFLKPIEEGLDVKLTAGIHRGCLRIQAPLGGNLKTVQDLKGKRIGVPGMGTPPFIFANRVLGDNGIDPRNDVQWKVFPSSELGLALEKGEVDAIANSEPIGLLLLADKKVQNISDQTLDEPYASEYCCGVIVNGKYAEANPDATAAVTKAIMKGAKWVETNPRAAAILSVEKKYILSNPELNAEALGRLRYIPSIAGGKEAIRGAAEGMKRAGILKPDMDIDQSIKKIYREYPGVNDEWLKSQEIEHVAMGQIQNNQWDLIQQELATIGRPTEIKTCCSASSKAAVAAVSTP; encoded by the coding sequence ATGAGGAACATCCCCTCGCTTTTGCGATTCTTGAGGACCGCCGCCTTCGGCACCTTGCTGCTGGCTGGCTGCAAGCAGAAGACGACCCAGGCGGAGAAAACCGCCGACGGGCTTACCAAGATCAAGGTCGGCTACATCGGCCTGACCTGCGAGGCACCGCTCTACATCGCCAAGGAGAAGGGCTATTTCAAGGAGCAGGGTCTGGACGTGGAGATGGTCAAATGCGAGTGGGGCCAATTCAAGGATCTGGTCGGTCTCGGAACGATCCACGTGGTGCACCAGCCGATAATGGCCTTCCTCAAGCCTATCGAAGAGGGGCTGGATGTGAAGCTCACCGCCGGCATCCACCGCGGGTGCCTGCGCATTCAAGCTCCGCTGGGCGGCAATCTCAAGACCGTGCAGGATCTCAAGGGCAAGCGGATCGGCGTGCCCGGCATGGGCACGCCCCCCTTCATCTTCGCAAACCGCGTGCTGGGGGACAACGGGATTGATCCCCGCAATGACGTCCAGTGGAAGGTTTTCCCCTCCTCCGAACTCGGCTTGGCCCTTGAGAAGGGCGAAGTGGACGCGATCGCGAACTCCGAGCCGATCGGCCTGCTGCTGCTGGCGGACAAGAAGGTCCAGAATATCTCCGACCAAACCCTCGATGAGCCCTATGCCTCGGAGTACTGCTGCGGTGTGATCGTCAACGGCAAGTATGCCGAGGCGAATCCTGATGCGACGGCGGCAGTAACCAAGGCAATCATGAAGGGAGCCAAGTGGGTCGAGACGAATCCCCGTGCCGCCGCCATCCTTTCGGTCGAGAAGAAATACATCCTTTCCAACCCGGAACTGAATGCCGAGGCGCTCGGTCGCCTGCGCTACATCCCGAGCATCGCCGGGGGCAAGGAGGCGATCCGCGGTGCCGCTGAAGGCATGAAGCGTGCCGGCATCCTCAAGCCGGACATGGACATCGACCAGTCGATCAAGAAGATCTACCGCGAGTATCCCGGTGTGAACGACGAGTGGCTGAAAAGCCAGGAAATCGAGCACGTCGCGATGGGCCAGATCCAGAATAACCAATGGGACCTCATCCAACAGGAACTGGCCACGATCGGTCGGCCGACGGAAATCAAGACCTGCTGCTCCGCAAGCAGCAAGGCAGCAGTGGCAGCCGTGAGCACTCCTTGA
- a CDS encoding ABC transporter ATP-binding protein — translation MVSRPNQLAEGAALRVNGVSKRFISPDRSEFTALESVSLSVKAGELISLVGPSGCGKSTLLRMIAGLETPDSGELLVGTKKITAPCASRGLVFQDPNLFPWLTVRKNIQAGPLARGVLGESRKEVEEFLHLVGLENFADAFPHHLSGGMAQRVALARALINHPEILLLDEPLGALDAFTRMRMQDEVLRLWRARGTTMLFVTHDIDEAIYMSDSIVIMTPCPGKIEEIIPVELDRPRDRSSEAFLALRGRILKMLHFAKDQQGL, via the coding sequence ATGGTAAGCAGGCCCAATCAACTCGCGGAGGGTGCCGCGCTGCGTGTCAATGGCGTGAGCAAGCGCTTCATCTCGCCGGACCGCAGCGAGTTCACGGCGCTGGAGTCCGTTTCCCTATCGGTGAAAGCGGGCGAACTGATCTCGCTGGTGGGTCCCAGCGGCTGTGGGAAGTCCACCCTGCTGCGGATGATCGCGGGTCTTGAAACCCCGGACAGCGGCGAGCTGCTGGTGGGCACGAAAAAGATCACGGCACCCTGCGCGAGCCGTGGTTTGGTTTTCCAGGATCCCAATCTCTTCCCTTGGCTGACCGTCCGGAAGAACATCCAGGCCGGGCCGCTCGCCCGTGGAGTGCTGGGCGAGAGCCGCAAGGAAGTGGAGGAATTCCTCCATCTCGTCGGGCTGGAGAACTTCGCGGATGCCTTTCCCCATCACCTCTCCGGCGGCATGGCGCAACGCGTCGCCCTGGCCCGCGCGCTGATCAATCACCCGGAGATCCTGCTGCTCGACGAACCCCTCGGCGCTCTCGATGCCTTCACGCGGATGCGCATGCAGGATGAAGTGCTGCGTCTCTGGCGAGCCCGCGGCACGACCATGCTGTTCGTGACCCACGACATCGACGAGGCGATCTACATGAGCGACTCGATCGTAATCATGACGCCGTGTCCGGGGAAAATCGAGGAGATCATTCCGGTGGAGCTGGACCGACCGCGTGATCGTAGCTCCGAAGCATTCCTCGCGTTGCGTGGGCGGATCTTGAAAATGTTACACTTTGCGAAGGACCAACAGGGTCTCTAA
- a CDS encoding DUF6766 family protein, with product MKRLFKNNGLSIVLLFLFVVFWIAQSVAGFHVYNNEQELHGGPLLSYNKYLSSGHFWQATGENWESEFLQMGFYVILTTFLFQRGSAESNDPDEAEELAAKRRRRRGSWLYRNSLSLAFLGLFMLAFIVHALGGLRESNQERSEHGQPAESMGEFLSGSEFWFQSFQNWQSEFLAVLSIVVLSIFLRQEGSPESKDVEEPNSKTGS from the coding sequence ATGAAGCGCCTTTTCAAGAACAACGGCCTTTCGATCGTCCTGTTGTTCCTGTTTGTGGTGTTTTGGATTGCCCAATCGGTTGCGGGTTTTCACGTTTATAATAATGAGCAGGAACTCCACGGCGGCCCGCTCCTGTCTTACAACAAATATCTTTCCAGTGGGCATTTCTGGCAGGCGACCGGCGAAAACTGGGAGAGCGAGTTCCTTCAGATGGGGTTCTACGTTATCCTCACAACCTTTCTGTTCCAAAGGGGCTCGGCAGAGTCCAACGACCCTGACGAAGCGGAGGAGCTTGCTGCAAAACGCCGGAGAAGGCGCGGCAGCTGGCTCTACCGTAACTCGCTCTCGCTGGCATTCCTCGGGCTGTTTATGTTGGCGTTCATTGTCCACGCCCTGGGCGGCCTCCGGGAGAGCAACCAAGAGAGGTCGGAGCACGGTCAGCCAGCTGAAAGCATGGGTGAATTCCTCAGCGGGTCAGAGTTCTGGTTCCAATCCTTCCAGAACTGGCAGAGCGAGTTCCTCGCCGTGCTCTCAATAGTCGTGCTCAGTATCTTCCTGCGCCAGGAAGGGTCGCCCGAGAGCAAGGACGTGGAGGAGCCCAACTCCAAGACCGGTTCATGA
- a CDS encoding ferritin-like domain-containing protein, whose translation MPKLVSLNVLLAQEIKDLYSAENQLIKALPKMAKASATTELKEAFQTHLEETKGHAGRLEEVARLLEITPKGKVCKAMQGLVEEGSEVIDEEGDVTVKDLALIGAAQKVEHYEIASYGTARALAEALGLQEVVEILQTTLDEEGNTDKILTSLAEALTPSAIEAASAE comes from the coding sequence ATGCCGAAACTCGTTTCACTCAACGTCCTACTCGCCCAAGAAATCAAGGACCTCTACAGCGCCGAAAATCAACTGATCAAAGCTTTACCCAAAATGGCTAAAGCTTCGGCAACCACTGAACTCAAGGAGGCCTTTCAAACGCATCTCGAAGAAACCAAGGGTCATGCGGGGCGACTGGAAGAGGTAGCCAGATTACTGGAAATCACCCCCAAGGGAAAAGTCTGCAAGGCCATGCAAGGCTTGGTCGAGGAAGGTTCAGAGGTGATCGATGAAGAGGGTGATGTAACGGTGAAAGATCTGGCGCTGATCGGTGCCGCTCAGAAGGTCGAACACTATGAGATCGCCAGCTACGGAACCGCTAGGGCATTGGCGGAAGCCCTCGGCCTGCAAGAAGTCGTAGAGATACTCCAAACCACACTGGACGAGGAGGGCAACACCGATAAGATCCTTACTTCACTTGCGGAGGCTCTGACGCCCTCGGCTATCGAGGCTGCCTCCGCGGAATAG
- a CDS encoding PAS domain-containing hybrid sensor histidine kinase/response regulator, with amino-acid sequence MTAEQISETGDEDLTWLLERRQHFDELVGGVEDYAIFMMSKDGTILDWNCGAEILKGYKPEEIVGKSFSNFYSDEEVAARIPEEELEVAAAHGKFATEGWRVRKGGGKFWASVTITAIKTPAKHVAGFLKITRDLTERQEKTEALRQSEERLRLLIESVADYAIFMLDPSGTVVSWNTGARKIKGYEAEEILGQHFSRFYPDDAVASGIPRGLLQRALKEGSAEDEGWRIKKSGERFWASVLITPVTDEVGEHRGFVKITRDLTERRKSLELIQASERKDTFLAMLAHELRNPLAPMAPGVEMILKSPHDTGRVIQIASMLRRQVGLMSRLIEDLVDLSRITTGKIHLRRDRLALPEVLETAIESTRPLLESKGHRLILRLPPTLVEIDGDLHRLVQAVVNLLTNAAKYTPPNGQVELAAEATGDRLLELVVRDNGSGIPGHRLESIFDLFDQGGLASTDGLGIGLTLVRTIVELHGGSVVARSAGENQGSEFRIRLPIVANSSVAQLAATLTPIIKERCRVLVADDSTTSADTLALWFESEGFDSAVAYDGKQAIEVAKETVPQVVCLDIGMPVMNGIEAASEIRKIAPDAFIIAITGWGTEEDRSKTRLAGFDLHLVKPVRIEDLNAAIMKRFPKCYG; translated from the coding sequence ATGACCGCTGAACAAATCTCTGAAACCGGGGATGAAGATCTGACTTGGCTGCTGGAACGTCGGCAGCACTTCGACGAGCTTGTTGGCGGGGTCGAAGATTATGCGATCTTTATGATGTCGAAAGACGGCACGATCCTCGATTGGAACTGCGGCGCGGAGATCCTCAAAGGCTACAAGCCGGAGGAGATTGTTGGAAAATCCTTTTCCAACTTCTATTCCGACGAAGAGGTCGCTGCCAGAATTCCGGAAGAGGAGCTCGAAGTCGCTGCCGCGCATGGAAAATTCGCGACGGAAGGATGGCGCGTGCGAAAAGGCGGCGGAAAGTTCTGGGCCAGCGTGACGATCACCGCAATCAAAACGCCGGCCAAGCATGTCGCGGGCTTCCTCAAAATCACCCGTGATCTTACCGAGCGTCAGGAGAAGACGGAGGCTCTTCGCCAGAGTGAAGAGCGGCTTAGGCTGCTAATCGAAAGTGTAGCTGATTACGCCATCTTCATGCTTGACCCAAGTGGCACCGTGGTTAGTTGGAATACGGGCGCGCGAAAAATCAAAGGTTATGAAGCGGAGGAGATCTTAGGGCAACACTTCTCCCGTTTTTACCCCGACGATGCTGTCGCTTCTGGAATACCAAGGGGTCTGCTCCAGCGGGCCTTGAAGGAAGGCAGCGCCGAAGATGAAGGCTGGCGGATTAAAAAGTCTGGTGAGCGGTTCTGGGCCAGCGTCCTGATCACTCCTGTTACCGACGAAGTAGGGGAGCATCGGGGGTTTGTCAAAATCACGCGGGACCTAACCGAGCGGAGAAAAAGTCTGGAGCTTATCCAGGCGAGTGAGAGAAAAGACACGTTCCTCGCGATGCTTGCCCATGAGCTTAGGAACCCATTGGCTCCCATGGCACCCGGGGTCGAGATGATTCTCAAGTCACCGCATGACACGGGTCGCGTCATTCAAATTGCCTCCATGCTGCGGCGGCAGGTCGGTTTGATGTCGCGGCTGATCGAAGATCTCGTTGATCTATCCCGCATCACCACAGGCAAAATACATCTCCGACGGGACCGGCTCGCGTTGCCCGAAGTGCTCGAAACAGCCATCGAGTCCACGCGCCCTCTTCTTGAATCGAAAGGCCACCGCCTGATACTCCGGTTGCCGCCGACATTGGTGGAGATCGATGGCGACCTGCATCGATTGGTACAGGCAGTTGTAAACCTTCTCACGAACGCCGCGAAATATACACCTCCAAACGGACAGGTTGAGCTTGCAGCAGAAGCAACGGGCGACCGGCTTCTAGAACTTGTGGTTCGCGATAACGGCAGCGGAATTCCTGGACATCGCCTGGAATCCATATTCGATTTGTTTGACCAAGGAGGGCTCGCTTCTACCGACGGCCTGGGTATCGGGCTTACTCTGGTGCGCACGATCGTTGAACTACATGGCGGCAGTGTCGTTGCACGCAGCGCGGGGGAAAATCAGGGTAGCGAGTTCCGGATACGCCTGCCTATCGTAGCGAATTCGTCTGTCGCTCAGCTGGCCGCTACCCTTACGCCCATAATTAAAGAGCGGTGCCGCGTTTTGGTTGCTGATGACTCCACGACCAGTGCCGACACCCTCGCCCTTTGGTTCGAGTCGGAAGGTTTTGATTCAGCCGTTGCTTACGATGGGAAGCAGGCGATTGAAGTGGCCAAGGAAACGGTGCCCCAGGTGGTCTGCCTGGACATTGGAATGCCTGTGATGAATGGAATTGAAGCAGCTTCTGAGATCCGTAAGATCGCACCAGACGCATTTATAATTGCCATTACCGGGTGGGGGACAGAGGAAGACCGATCCAAAACGCGCCTCGCCGGCTTCGATCTTCATTTGGTAAAACCCGTCCGCATCGAGGATCTGAACGCTGCGATCATGAAGAGGTTTCCCAAGTGCTACGGTTGA
- a CDS encoding WYL domain-containing protein: protein MSFLTNDENWATRERLRRVEFLLWWRGWIGRQDLLESFGISPAQASGDLQRYAGLNPGAMIYQTSRKRYESAEGMTCILHEPSFEEAVRMFLGNGQFSGSMPQREVSDSRLSMIQLPLRRLDIGIARRVLIALLERRTLQVRYHSLSSGSVGLRELSPTGLAWDGTRWHVRAWCGAREDWRDFVLGRMSEATWPAKSFGDLPADQDWDTFESVTLRINPELSDARREALRMDYYLAGDTLELRVRRSMKRYLLASLFIDHQSHLELPRHFVEKQTM from the coding sequence ATGTCTTTCCTGACCAATGATGAAAACTGGGCCACGCGCGAGCGCCTACGACGCGTGGAGTTCCTGCTCTGGTGGCGGGGGTGGATAGGCAGGCAAGATTTGTTGGAATCCTTCGGAATCTCACCGGCTCAAGCGTCGGGGGATTTACAACGTTACGCCGGGCTGAACCCGGGCGCGATGATCTACCAGACAAGCCGGAAGCGTTATGAATCGGCTGAGGGAATGACCTGTATCCTGCATGAGCCTTCATTCGAAGAAGCTGTGAGGATGTTCCTCGGAAATGGGCAGTTCAGCGGCAGCATGCCCCAGAGAGAGGTGTCAGACTCTCGACTATCGATGATCCAGCTCCCACTGAGGCGATTGGACATAGGAATTGCTCGTCGCGTTCTCATCGCTCTGCTGGAACGGCGAACTCTCCAAGTGCGATACCATTCGCTGAGTTCTGGGAGCGTTGGATTGCGGGAACTGTCTCCAACCGGGTTGGCCTGGGATGGTACCCGTTGGCATGTGAGGGCTTGGTGTGGAGCGAGAGAGGATTGGCGCGACTTCGTGTTGGGTCGGATGTCCGAAGCTACCTGGCCCGCGAAAAGCTTTGGAGATTTACCGGCGGATCAAGACTGGGACACTTTCGAGTCGGTGACGCTTCGGATCAATCCAGAGCTAAGTGACGCCCGGCGCGAGGCCCTGCGTATGGATTATTACCTGGCTGGAGACACCTTGGAACTCCGGGTGCGTCGCTCGATGAAAAGATACCTCCTGGCCTCCTTGTTCATCGACCACCAGAGTCATCTCGAACTTCCAAGGCACTTCGTGGAGAAACAAACTATGTGA
- a CDS encoding ABC transporter permease, with protein sequence MASPVPVAAASSEPTTAQPAFRRGWLVKLGFPLAVAIAYGIHAALSHEEPALETRHYSIMLAGLGGLGLMAAVLQFFLGGLRRWMHDMWPILSAAVLLFAGLEVITTGLRLLPMPYFPSPPKILQSAIDDRVLIWESTYHSLFLLARGYLLGVLAGLVTGVCIGWFRTARYWGMPVMKIVGPIPATAWIPLALIVSPSATLSAIGLIAIAVWFPVTMLTSSGIANTRASYLDVAKTLGAKPSYLIFRVAIPAAMPNIFLGLFMGLGAAFLTLVVAETVGVKSGLGWYLGWSREWAEYGKVFAALGIMAIFFSTIMTGLFALRDRVLVWQKGTIKW encoded by the coding sequence ATGGCTTCGCCCGTTCCTGTCGCCGCCGCCAGCTCCGAACCGACCACAGCCCAGCCCGCTTTTCGCAGGGGCTGGCTGGTGAAGCTCGGTTTCCCCCTCGCCGTGGCCATCGCCTACGGCATCCATGCCGCCCTCTCCCACGAGGAGCCGGCGCTGGAGACGCGCCATTACTCGATCATGCTGGCCGGGCTCGGCGGGCTCGGTCTCATGGCCGCGGTCTTGCAGTTCTTCCTGGGCGGCCTCCGCCGCTGGATGCATGACATGTGGCCGATCCTGTCCGCGGCCGTGCTCCTGTTCGCCGGGCTCGAAGTCATCACCACCGGCCTGCGGCTGTTGCCCATGCCCTACTTTCCCAGCCCGCCGAAGATCCTGCAAAGCGCGATCGATGACCGCGTGCTGATCTGGGAGAGCACCTACCACTCGCTGTTCCTGCTCGCCCGCGGATACCTGCTGGGCGTGCTGGCCGGACTCGTGACCGGCGTCTGCATCGGCTGGTTCCGCACTGCCCGCTACTGGGGCATGCCGGTGATGAAGATCGTTGGCCCAATCCCCGCCACCGCGTGGATTCCGCTGGCCCTGATCGTCTCGCCCTCGGCCACGCTCTCGGCGATCGGCCTGATCGCGATCGCGGTGTGGTTCCCGGTGACGATGCTGACCTCCTCCGGCATCGCGAACACCCGCGCCTCATATCTGGACGTGGCGAAGACCCTGGGCGCGAAGCCTTCCTACCTGATCTTCCGGGTGGCGATCCCGGCGGCGATGCCGAACATTTTCCTCGGCCTCTTCATGGGCCTGGGTGCCGCCTTCCTGACCCTGGTGGTGGCGGAAACGGTCGGTGTGAAGTCCGGTCTCGGGTGGTATCTCGGCTGGTCGCGGGAGTGGGCCGAGTATGGCAAGGTCTTCGCCGCGCTGGGGATCATGGCGATCTTCTTCTCGACGATCATGACCGGCCTCTTCGCGCTGCGCGACCGGGTGCTGGTGTGGCAGAAAGGAACGATCAAATGGTAA
- a CDS encoding ferritin-like domain-containing protein, which yields MTIASSTDIFFDQLKDLKSATEQRIDTLPDLIGWASDSQLRETLQDCLHDALSSLQIILTIFQEHSKPAGDDVCKAVAGLIDGGNNHIEMASNASVRDHLLIAHNLRLGHYLLAATSFTLGMAKSCGFPEEAERLGEILQQEVAFTAKLGDIASGSFGVELGDEA from the coding sequence ATGACCATCGCAAGTTCGACCGACATTTTCTTCGATCAGCTCAAAGATCTGAAAAGCGCCACCGAACAGAGGATCGATACGTTGCCCGACCTGATTGGCTGGGCAAGCGACAGCCAGTTGCGGGAAACGTTACAGGACTGCCTGCACGACGCGCTGAGCAGCCTGCAGATCATCCTAACAATCTTCCAGGAACATTCCAAGCCGGCCGGGGACGACGTGTGCAAGGCCGTGGCAGGGTTGATTGATGGCGGCAACAATCACATCGAAATGGCCTCCAACGCTTCCGTGCGCGATCACCTGCTGATAGCGCACAATCTAAGGCTTGGCCATTACCTCCTGGCGGCAACTAGCTTCACGCTGGGGATGGCAAAGAGTTGCGGCTTCCCGGAAGAAGCCGAGCGGTTGGGCGAAATCCTTCAGCAGGAGGTGGCCTTCACCGCAAAGCTCGGCGATATCGCTTCCGGGTCGTTTGGCGTAGAACTTGGAGATGAGGCATGA
- a CDS encoding hybrid sensor histidine kinase/response regulator, giving the protein MSDGWTSAPRLVSLITFAVAVGFVIAAGESMRRHRALAEARKNLLLVTLRSIGDGVITTDAKGMVTDLNGVASNLTGWTLEDARGRSVTEVFNIVNETSRSEVANPVLRALAENLVVGLANHTVLISRTGCETAIDDSAAPIMDGGGRLLGGVLIFRDISPRRKTEAQLLESERRHRFLAELAMATQHLSDAEEIMAANARMLAQFLAVDRCAYAVVEDESIFDITGDYGPEAQSIVGRWEVAAFGPQCVRQMLANEPFVVDDVDVDSRVEGFLPAYRATDIRAVVCVPLHKDGNFTAAMAVHQRTPRQWTPDEVDVVRIVVNRCWESLERARSNRKQKTTAERLTLALAAAQLGDWSWDKTTDLVDLSPRAAEIFGVPSGQQITWATLRNFLNPEDAGMAKRKVDSAAEDGTQYDAEYRVRNGEREVWVAAKGRATHDEAGNARGMFGVVQDVTAKKELEAALEHKANELAAADRQKDDFIALLAHELRNPLAPIRTGLELMRIGPKNSEGVEKVRGMMERQLNHMVRLVDDLLDVSRITRNKLALDIGPVEISKALDLALESVSPMLQALNQRVSVRIPDESLLVWGDFTRLSQVFGNLLANASKFSPQGSSIEITSRVEGPHVRVSVEDHGVGIAAAELPKVFNIFAQAERSLSASKGGLGLGLHLARSLMELQGGSIEASSEGVGRGSTFSVTMPLLGAVDAPASTATDRASSKSALSGLKILVADDNADALEALSLLLETIGARVVEAVGGEAAIAAATEARPDVILMDIGMPDCDGLQATREIRKQPVDKRPIIIALTGWGRLEDREASDAAGADGHVVKPVKLEELESILVPILAGRSS; this is encoded by the coding sequence ATGAGCGACGGGTGGACCAGCGCACCGCGACTTGTATCTTTAATCACTTTTGCCGTCGCGGTCGGCTTTGTTATCGCGGCAGGAGAGTCCATGCGGCGTCACCGGGCTTTGGCCGAAGCCCGGAAAAACCTCTTGCTGGTTACACTGCGTAGCATCGGAGACGGAGTTATTACCACGGACGCTAAAGGAATGGTAACCGATCTGAACGGCGTTGCTTCGAACCTAACAGGTTGGACTTTGGAAGACGCGCGGGGACGATCTGTTACTGAGGTGTTCAATATTGTGAACGAGACCTCGCGTAGCGAGGTTGCGAACCCGGTACTGAGGGCATTGGCCGAAAATCTGGTGGTGGGCCTCGCGAACCACACGGTCTTGATCTCCCGCACAGGTTGCGAAACTGCTATCGATGACAGCGCCGCTCCCATTATGGATGGAGGGGGGAGATTGCTCGGGGGAGTGCTCATTTTCCGCGACATCTCCCCGCGTCGCAAGACTGAGGCGCAGCTCTTGGAGAGTGAACGCAGGCATCGGTTCCTCGCCGAACTGGCCATGGCAACACAGCATCTGTCGGACGCTGAAGAAATCATGGCAGCAAACGCCCGCATGCTGGCGCAGTTCCTCGCTGTCGACCGATGCGCGTACGCGGTGGTGGAAGACGAGTCGATCTTCGATATCACCGGCGACTATGGCCCCGAGGCTCAAAGCATCGTAGGCCGGTGGGAGGTTGCCGCGTTCGGCCCTCAGTGTGTGCGGCAGATGCTCGCAAACGAACCCTTTGTGGTCGACGATGTTGACGTGGATTCACGGGTGGAAGGTTTTCTCCCGGCCTACCGGGCCACTGACATTCGCGCCGTTGTTTGCGTGCCATTGCATAAGGATGGCAACTTCACCGCTGCGATGGCGGTACACCAGCGAACTCCCCGCCAGTGGACACCGGATGAGGTCGACGTGGTCCGCATCGTTGTGAACCGTTGTTGGGAATCTCTTGAACGCGCGAGATCGAACCGGAAGCAAAAGACGACCGCCGAGAGGCTCACCCTGGCACTAGCTGCAGCACAACTTGGCGACTGGAGCTGGGACAAGACCACCGACCTCGTCGATTTATCACCCCGCGCTGCGGAAATCTTTGGAGTACCATCAGGCCAGCAGATTACGTGGGCGACTCTTCGGAACTTCTTGAATCCCGAAGACGCCGGCATGGCCAAGCGCAAGGTAGATAGCGCTGCGGAAGACGGCACACAATACGACGCCGAATACCGCGTGAGGAATGGGGAGCGTGAAGTGTGGGTCGCTGCCAAAGGCCGGGCCACCCACGACGAGGCGGGAAACGCCAGAGGGATGTTCGGCGTAGTGCAGGATGTCACGGCGAAAAAAGAATTGGAGGCCGCCTTGGAGCACAAGGCGAATGAGCTCGCAGCCGCCGATCGCCAGAAGGACGACTTCATCGCATTACTGGCACATGAGCTTCGCAACCCGCTGGCCCCAATCCGGACGGGTTTGGAACTGATGCGAATCGGCCCCAAAAATTCCGAGGGCGTAGAGAAGGTGCGGGGTATGATGGAGAGGCAGCTCAATCACATGGTGAGGCTGGTGGACGACCTGCTGGATGTATCCAGAATTACCCGGAACAAACTCGCGCTGGATATTGGTCCGGTAGAGATATCGAAGGCCCTTGATCTTGCGCTGGAATCGGTAAGCCCGATGTTGCAAGCTTTGAACCAGCGGGTGAGCGTGCGAATCCCTGACGAAAGTCTTCTTGTATGGGGTGACTTCACGCGGTTAAGCCAGGTTTTTGGCAACCTTCTTGCAAACGCCTCGAAATTCTCCCCCCAGGGATCGTCGATTGAAATCACAAGCCGCGTTGAAGGCCCGCACGTCAGGGTATCGGTCGAAGATCATGGTGTCGGTATTGCCGCCGCGGAACTTCCGAAAGTCTTCAACATTTTCGCGCAGGCGGAGCGCTCGCTTTCGGCGTCGAAAGGGGGCCTGGGCCTGGGCCTACACCTGGCAAGATCTCTCATGGAATTGCAAGGCGGTAGCATAGAGGCGTCGAGCGAGGGCGTGGGCCGTGGCAGCACTTTCTCGGTGACAATGCCATTGCTGGGGGCGGTGGACGCGCCAGCAAGCACAGCCACCGATCGGGCATCTAGCAAGTCCGCTCTAAGTGGTTTGAAGATCTTGGTGGCCGATGACAATGCTGATGCCTTGGAAGCCCTGTCCTTGCTTTTGGAGACGATAGGTGCCCGAGTTGTCGAAGCAGTGGGTGGGGAAGCCGCCATCGCCGCAGCTACAGAAGCCCGGCCCGATGTAATACTTATGGATATCGGCATGCCGGATTGCGACGGGCTTCAAGCGACGAGGGAAATCCGGAAGCAGCCCGTCGACAAGAGGCCGATTATAATCGCTCTGACAGGCTGGGGACGCTTGGAGGACCGCGAGGCGAGCGATGCGGCAGGAGCTGACGGCCACGTGGTGAAGCCGGTAAAGCTCGAAGAGTTGGAATCCATTTTGGTGCCAATTCTGGCAGGGCGGTCATCTTGA
- a CDS encoding NAD(P)/FAD-dependent oxidoreductase, whose product MLDVIIIGGGPAGLSAALLLGRCRRSVAICDEGRPRNEMSRRVNGFLGARKVAPRELLAIGRLQLSDYPNVTFFDQRVEEASRDDRYFNIVLKSGQELRSRSLIVATGLIDRLPDIPGLAPLYGKSVFPCPYCDGWENTGRKLGAYGSGREGANLALELGLWSGDVSAFLTEPLADEKLARDLDHRGVQVYETAVTGLITDGGCLTGVHLIDGSTVSAEWQRGLCCSSMGGDP is encoded by the coding sequence ATGCTCGACGTGATCATCATCGGCGGGGGGCCAGCAGGATTGAGCGCGGCGCTTCTCCTGGGGCGATGCCGGCGTAGTGTGGCCATTTGCGATGAAGGAAGGCCTAGGAACGAGATGTCCCGAAGGGTGAACGGGTTTCTCGGGGCCCGGAAGGTTGCCCCCCGGGAGTTGCTTGCCATCGGACGGCTTCAGCTATCGGATTATCCGAACGTCACCTTTTTTGATCAGCGGGTGGAGGAGGCTTCCCGCGACGACCGCTACTTCAACATTGTTCTGAAATCAGGCCAAGAGTTGCGGTCACGCTCACTGATTGTTGCCACTGGCTTGATCGACCGGCTTCCGGACATTCCAGGCTTGGCTCCTTTATACGGTAAGAGCGTTTTCCCGTGTCCCTACTGCGACGGCTGGGAAAACACAGGACGCAAGCTCGGCGCATACGGTTCCGGGAGGGAGGGCGCTAACCTCGCGCTGGAACTCGGACTTTGGAGTGGGGACGTGTCGGCCTTCCTAACAGAACCCCTCGCCGATGAGAAACTGGCCCGGGACCTTGATCATCGCGGCGTTCAAGTCTATGAGACCGCTGTAACCGGGCTAATTACGGACGGAGGTTGCCTAACAGGAGTACACCTGATCGACGGCAGCACGGTGTCAGCGGAGTGGCAACGGGGCCTTTGCTGTTCTAGCATGGGAGGTGACCCTTGA